A window of Pirellula sp. SH-Sr6A contains these coding sequences:
- the mutM gene encoding bifunctional DNA-formamidopyrimidine glycosylase/DNA-(apurinic or apyrimidinic site) lyase: MPELPEVETMRRGLLPIVGSRITEVEFPEIPYRPIVVLPDREAFARGCLGKQIRDVRRIAKRVLVDLDNGLSIVMQPKMAGIAMLRDAPSPQHIRVLFHLDRPAPHDQFLYWDRRGLGNVCLWSQAEIDAVLGPNRLGPDASIVDADLFVSRFRECNREVKVAMLDQSLVAGIGNLYAAEILFAAKIHPQQRCTDLSTRQWKRIHEETIRILQQAIENEGSTLKDGTYRNAINGEGGYQSMHRVYDREGLPCTRCSKGTVQRIVQGQRSTFFCPRCQKIQ; encoded by the coding sequence ATGCCCGAGCTTCCCGAGGTGGAGACGATGCGGAGAGGTTTGCTCCCCATCGTCGGCAGTCGTATCACCGAGGTGGAATTTCCCGAAATTCCCTACCGACCCATCGTTGTACTGCCGGATAGAGAGGCGTTCGCACGAGGATGTTTGGGGAAACAGATCCGCGATGTGCGACGGATCGCCAAACGGGTGCTGGTAGACCTCGACAACGGATTGTCCATCGTGATGCAACCCAAAATGGCCGGCATCGCGATGCTTCGCGATGCGCCCTCTCCTCAGCATATTCGAGTCCTCTTTCATCTCGATCGCCCCGCTCCTCACGACCAGTTCCTCTATTGGGATCGCCGGGGGCTGGGGAACGTTTGCCTTTGGAGCCAGGCTGAGATCGATGCGGTGCTAGGCCCGAATCGGCTCGGCCCCGACGCATCGATTGTCGATGCGGATCTCTTCGTGTCACGATTTCGAGAATGCAATCGCGAAGTCAAAGTGGCCATGCTAGACCAATCCCTCGTCGCAGGGATCGGAAACCTTTACGCGGCCGAAATTCTCTTTGCTGCAAAGATACACCCGCAACAGCGATGCACCGATTTGTCCACTCGCCAATGGAAACGAATCCACGAAGAAACCATTCGCATCCTCCAGCAAGCGATCGAGAATGAAGGCTCAACGCTCAAAGATGGAACCTATCGCAATGCCATCAATGGAGAAGGAGGATACCAATCGATGCACCGAGTCTATGACCGCGAAGGCTTGCCCTGCACGCGTTGCTCCAAAGGAACGGTGCAACGTATTGTTCAGGGGCAGCGGAGCACGTTCTTTTGTCCCCGCTGCCAGAAAATTCAATAG
- a CDS encoding sugar phosphate isomerase/epimerase family protein, whose amino-acid sequence MQYGMNLLLWSGELQDSMLPNLEKLKKMGFDGVEIPLFNLDLDYAAWGKRLDDLGLRRTGVTVRGVEDNPISPDAAARKKGVELNKKTLDCCAAAGVETLVGPYHSAIGHFTGSGRTEQEWAWGIESMKQTAEHAGKVGVMLGVEPLNRFEVYFLNGQADAAEFCRQVNHPNCRMMYDTFHANIEEKSITKAIHAIQDMMCHVHISENDRSTPGLGDIRWDETFDALASVQYDGWLVIEAFGLALPELAAATRIWRRMFDDELQLAEQGLKFMKEQVAKRKK is encoded by the coding sequence ATGCAATACGGAATGAATCTTCTTCTTTGGTCCGGCGAACTCCAGGACAGCATGTTGCCCAATCTGGAAAAGCTTAAGAAGATGGGGTTCGATGGAGTCGAGATTCCGCTGTTCAATCTCGATCTGGACTACGCGGCTTGGGGCAAGCGACTGGATGACCTGGGACTGCGGCGAACGGGAGTAACGGTTCGCGGTGTGGAAGATAACCCGATCAGTCCCGACGCAGCGGCCCGAAAGAAAGGGGTCGAGCTCAACAAGAAGACACTTGATTGCTGCGCCGCGGCTGGCGTAGAAACCCTCGTCGGTCCTTACCATTCCGCCATCGGCCACTTCACCGGCTCGGGTCGCACCGAACAAGAGTGGGCTTGGGGGATCGAAAGCATGAAGCAAACTGCGGAGCATGCTGGGAAAGTCGGAGTGATGCTCGGGGTCGAACCACTCAATCGATTCGAAGTCTATTTTCTTAACGGGCAAGCCGACGCAGCCGAGTTCTGCCGTCAGGTCAATCATCCAAACTGCCGCATGATGTACGACACTTTCCATGCGAACATCGAAGAGAAGAGCATCACCAAAGCGATTCATGCCATCCAGGACATGATGTGCCATGTTCACATCAGCGAAAACGACCGCAGCACTCCCGGCTTAGGTGACATTCGATGGGATGAGACCTTCGACGCGCTCGCATCGGTCCAATACGACGGCTGGTTGGTCATCGAAGCATTTGGCTTAGCACTGCCTGAACTGGCTGCTGCGACCCGGATCTGGAGACGGATGTTCGACGATGAACTGCAATTGGCTGAGCAAGGCCTCAAGTTCATGAAGGAACAAGTCGCCAAGCGAAAGAAGTAA
- a CDS encoding TIM barrel protein, which produces MATDSTDEHAAFSDSFRVTHRRIRQSVMGWCFKPMPESKLIDHCVEIGIEGIEGIDAKFYPEAVQKGLKIALVSSHGFGNGPTDRSNHALCIEKLKTGIDTAVRFGAPSVITFTGMRVPDMLDATADQNCLDCWKQVIEYAEEKKITLVLEHLNSRDDSHPMKGHPGYYGDDVDHCIDLVKKMDSPRFKLLFDIYHVQIMNGDIIRRIRAYHPWIGHYHTAGNPGRCEMDEHQEIYYPPILKEILATGYQGFVAQEFIPNWKDTVRSLRHGAWVMDVA; this is translated from the coding sequence ATGGCTACCGATTCGACCGACGAGCACGCGGCATTTTCTGATTCCTTTCGCGTCACGCATCGCCGCATTCGCCAATCCGTGATGGGATGGTGTTTCAAACCGATGCCCGAGTCGAAACTCATCGATCATTGCGTCGAAATTGGTATCGAAGGGATCGAGGGAATCGATGCGAAGTTCTATCCCGAAGCGGTTCAAAAGGGACTCAAAATCGCGCTGGTCAGCAGTCATGGGTTTGGAAACGGTCCCACCGACCGGTCCAATCACGCGCTGTGCATTGAAAAGCTGAAAACAGGCATCGATACAGCGGTTCGCTTTGGCGCTCCGTCGGTGATCACCTTCACCGGCATGCGAGTCCCCGACATGCTCGATGCCACCGCGGACCAGAATTGCTTGGATTGCTGGAAGCAAGTCATCGAGTACGCGGAAGAGAAGAAGATCACGCTCGTGTTGGAGCATCTCAACTCCCGAGACGACAGCCATCCCATGAAGGGGCATCCAGGCTACTATGGAGACGATGTCGACCACTGCATCGACTTGGTGAAGAAGATGGATTCGCCTCGATTCAAACTCCTTTTCGACATTTACCACGTCCAGATCATGAATGGAGACATCATTCGGCGCATCCGCGCGTACCATCCGTGGATTGGTCATTATCACACGGCGGGCAATCCGGGCCGTTGCGAAATGGATGAGCATCAAGAGATCTATTACCCACCCATTTTGAAGGAGATCTTAGCTACCGGCTATCAAGGATTTGTCGCCCAAGAGTTCATACCGAATTGGAAAGACACCGTCCGCTCGCTGCGGCACGGCGCATGGGTGATGGACGTCGCTTGA